The Saprospiraceae bacterium genome includes a window with the following:
- a CDS encoding LytTR family transcriptional regulator DNA-binding domain-containing protein, which yields MNNFNQDGGKNNFHLMQKIAQLEEHVRLLNDKIEEMKSAEGSQPSESIFFYFEGNQRKVQVADILMIKSESNYSIIHTVSGDKYLTSKTLKYWQTTIKNDFIIRVHASYLINKNTIRFITHKERTIHLLSDQIVKYSYTYKHVIHEFLN from the coding sequence ATGAATAACTTTAATCAGGATGGGGGCAAAAATAATTTTCACCTGATGCAAAAAATCGCTCAATTGGAAGAACATGTAAGATTGCTTAATGATAAGATAGAAGAAATGAAAAGTGCTGAAGGAAGTCAACCTTCAGAATCTATTTTCTTTTACTTTGAGGGTAATCAAAGAAAGGTACAAGTTGCAGATATCCTTATGATAAAATCCGAAAGCAATTATTCAATCATACATACTGTTTCAGGAGATAAATATTTAACAAGTAAAACTTTGAAATACTGGCAGACGACCATAAAAAACGACTTCATTATTAGGGTTCACGCTTCATATCTTATCAATAAAAATACTATTCGATTTATAACACATAAAGAAAGAACTATACATCTCCTGTCTGATCAAATAGTAAAGTACTCA